The sequence TGAGGAGTGGGTTCAAATGCCAAATATAGCATAACAGGATCCAGTCTAAGGCCAGGAAGGGCTTCTAAATTGAAGAgtgggttaaaaaaaaggctttaaatatgtaataaatcataaaaggatccactctCAGACCACAAAGGGGACTTGAGTTTTTGAAGAGTGGGATTAAAAAGGGTTCAAATTGCTGAATAAATCATAAAGGGATCCGGTCTCGCCTCACGAAGAGGCTCTTAAAACGTAGAATgataaggttggaagggaccttgtgaggtcttctagtccaaccctctgcttattaACCGAACTGCTTAATTGAAACAGTCCTCTTAATTGAGAAGTGAGCTAAAATGGCTTAAATGCCTAATAAATCATAaaagatccattttatttttttaaaaaaaggatccgGTCTCAGGCCACGAAGGGCTTGCTTAGTCCATCATTGAGGAACGGgctaaaaaaaatgcctttaaaaatgcCTCACAAAAGGATCCAGTTCCAAGCCGCACAATGTACACTTGACATATTACATAAAGAtccccattttattatttttatttttcacatctgCCGTTTTTTTCTTAAAtccgtaaaaaaaagaaaaccagccCTAGAAAACCCAGGAAGAAAATCCACGGGATCCAACCTGGATCTGTCAAATTCACTCCCAGTCTAAAGAAATCAAAGCCTCTgttgtcttttttgtttcttcttcttccttttgaaGACCCAAAATCAGCATTTCAACTGGCTTCCTTCCCAGAATTTAAAACCAAAAGAAAACGTTGTATTATCTTTAGTTTGCAAAGGCTGCAGGTAGAGGATGATCCTTGCGTGGGCATTAGAGCCATAAATCCTTGTGAATGTCACCCACTGTTGTTCCAGCTTGACAGGCAGAGAGAAAAACCTTTGATCCTGTTTTAATTGCTTgggaggaaatttttaaaaagggtgaaggaaagagagagatctGTTTGctgagctgtttttttttttctcttgctttctgCTTTTCCTTCTTAGCTCCTCCTTagccctcctcttcttccttccttccttccttccttccgctgaAAAATGGCAGCCACGAAAGCATTTGCAAAAATCCCCTGTCTGAAAAGATCTCCCGCTGGACAGAAGATCCTGACGCAGACGGTCCCTGGGTCCTTCGCTCCTTTTTCTGCATGGACAGGTGGAGGAGATTAAAGGGATTACTTGATTGTGTTGTGTGTTGTGCTGTGTTTAGTTTAatctaattgtttattttattttattagcctagtttagtttaatttaatttttttattgtattattttatatttgattattactttattttttattaataaagtaataaagtaataattattttattattatataatatattataaaaagtaataatttattttattactttattttgttttatattttattttttgcttagtttagtttaatttttaattttattatttatttattttattactttattttattttattactttattattttattttgttttatattttattttggcttagtttagtttagttgtttttattttagtttttattttattattttattttattaaattaataaagtttttattttattattttatttattttattattactttattattattatttttaatttagcttagtttagtttaatttttttattttattatttatttattttaataagttaagaaagcaattattattttacttcattttattattttattctatttattttattttcttattactTTATTGTTTGgttttgtattgtattattttatgatttattattttcattattttctctggTGGGATACTATGTTTAGCCAGCTCTGCAGCCCTAAAAACAGAGGCgaagttttttttcccaagaCATTCTGAGTTTGGGTGAAGACTGAGGCTGGTTGTTAGTCTTTTTTGTAATGCAAAACTCCACAATCTGTTTTTAGACAGAGGCGGGTCGAAGGATCAGGAAGAACAAGACAActgggaaaaaaattatccttagACATTGCTTGTCCTGCTTTGCTCCTTGAACCATTTTTCTGCACCATTCGGATTGTCAGAAACCTTCAGCGGTTGCTAACTTACTGCTTCATATCTTTGGGTTCATTCAGTGAGTTTTTGGGCCAGAAAATTGCACTGAGCCTCAAGGGGATGGAAGCAAAATTGTAGGCCACTGCTGAAGGATATTTAATTACATTTCAAAGGCAGGACAGTTACTGGAACAGAGAGCCATTTATATCCAGatttacttcctttttaaaatcagaataacaaggaagggaccttggaggtcttctagtccaacccccctgctcaggcaggaaaccctctcccatttcagacaaatcgctgtctactctcttcttaaaaacctccagtgttagagcatttacaaGTTCTGGTGGcaaacagttccactggttaattgttctcgccgtcaggaaatttctccttagttctaggttgcttctctccttggttagtttccatccgttgcttcttgtcctgccttctggtgctttggagaatagcttgacacacACCCTCTCCCCaaatcttctttggggcagcccctcaaataataaaacactgctatcatgtcactcctaggccttcttttcactcgactagacaaacccaattcctgcaaccgttcttttatctattttagcctccagtcccctaatcctctttgatgctcttctctgcgctgacaattgtgttgtaaatgttgtaccttgatgaaggtatcttttcttttatgtacactgagagcctatgcatcaagataaattgcttgtgtgtccaatcacacttggccaataaaattctattctattctattctattctattctattctattctattctattctattctattctattctattctattctattctattctattctatttgacctcccccagaaggaaggaaaatgtcaCCGGGCATCTCATGGTGAGGTGCTTACCTTCAGTTTCTCTCCATCCCACCCCCAATCTTTGCAGAAGATCTCCTTCAAAACATGGACCAGCGCGAAGCTTGGGATCGCTTCTACGCCCGGAGGGAGAAAAATGGACCGCCCCATCCATTTGACTGGTTCTTTGGCTACAAAGAGGTCTCAACGCTTCTTGGCTCTGTTCTTAGGGGGCTGCCCCCTGGCCGGACCCGGATCTTAGACGTCGGCTGTGGTACTTCATCCTTGGGCTTGGAGCTCTACCGTCGCTCGCCCGTCCAGCTTCACGTCTCTTGTCTGGATTTTTCCTCCGCAGCCGTCCAATGTCTCGTTCGGATGCTGCAGGAGAGCCCCCCACCGCGCCACCCGCTCTCCGAGCTGGAGTGCCACCTGGGCGACGCCACCGAACTGTCCCGCCTCTTCGCTTCGGGGTCTTTCCACTTGCTTCTCGACAAAGGGACCTGCGATTCGGTCCTGCGAGGATGCCCGCAGCGAGCGAGACGCTTAGTGTCCGAGTGTCTACGAGTCCTGAGGCCGGAGGGCTGTCTCGTCCAGATCTCCGACGAGGATCCGGATGCTAGGGTGCCGTTCCTGGAAACAGCCGGTGGGGCCAACATCAGCGTCGGGGAGATCGCCAACGTTAGTGGCATCTCGTATTACGCTTACACGCTCAGCCCCAAAGCTCCAGACCCATCAGATGTGGGGCAGCCCTCCAAGGTTCCGAGGAATCCATCATTGAGTAAAATCTGACAGACGTAACGACAACACCCTTATATCTTTTATCAATACACTCCAGTCGTTTTAGAGGTGgttaattttattgtttatttcagcggtgaaatccacttatcttcgctactggttcgggtgcGGCGGGTGGGCGGAGATACCGTTTTGGTGAGCCAGATAGAAACAGGGGGGTGATTTCACCCCTCGTTTATTTCCTCGATCCGGACTCTACGATTTCCCCTTTTCCGATGCAAAGCCACAAACGcaagcaattattttatttattttatgctcAGGAGCTTCATTCAGCTTTCGTGGGACAAGCCACGATTGGCTGATTGCTTCGGGCAGACCACGAAGCCGTAAAAAGCTCGTTTCCAAACGGCAGGGAAGCGACGGTTAGCGGAACACTTGAATTTCAGACACAAATATTGGCCGCCGTTCTAGCCTTGAGAACGGTGTGACgcgatttattaaaaaaatgtgatgtgatttatttatttattttttaaaaaagctgccaCCTCTTTGACTTcgttgcaatttatttattgaattgttGTGAAGCCAGTCAGCATCCTTCAGAACTGGTTCATCCTACAAGCGTATTCAATtaatacaaattattattatttattatttaagagTACCGTAACGTTTCTAACTTCCTAACGGTCGCAACCCGGTGCCCTGTTTTCTTCGGGCCGTGCCGCACAATTCTCGAGTCGAAGCCCAACCGAAATCCATTCCGCTTTGACAATAAGTTTCACGAAACACGACAACTCGGGATTTGATTCCACGATCAGATAAATTCCTCGAAAGATTATTCAGTCCCGACTGTTTTGATGGAAACGCTGTTGAAACTAATACGACAGGCGGCGAATGCGCGGGAATATTTGCACGTGGCTGTAAACCCTTTCCAAGCAGTTCTCGGACTGACGACTAGTGTCTGAGATTAGTGTCGGAGTTTGGTGAATAaggaaataggaagaaaaaaaactgtcTTCCCAATCGCCACGTTGACTCGGTGCTACTAGCCAGGTTTGCCATCCTGGTTCCTGGTTTTATAAGAGGTTAGGAAAATATCGGCTCGTCGCCATCGATCCACAATTTAAAGCTGGCTTCCGGTTTTACAGTAAGACGTCGTCCACGTCGTTTTCAAAAGAGGAAAActctaaaaaaaaacacaaaataaaagataaaaacaggAGGCCAAGAAATTAAGGAGCATTATTACAGCAgcattattttattgaatttattttttattgaaatggtatATATATAGGTTCTCCCGTGTGGGAAGGGGGCTAGACTGGAagtcttccaaggtccctttttcAGCTCTATGCGATTCTGAATTTTATTACAAATACGTTTTAAGGTACCTTAGTCTTCCTGAAGGAAGCTAATTATTTGTTGgtcatttgttaaatttattaatttttggcCTCAGGGTTGGGGTGCTTAATCGTGACCTGGATGAGCAGTgaaatgtagtccttgacttatgaccacagctgggaaaggaattgatgttgctaagcaaggcgctgGTTCATTGAGCCAGGCCTGATTCGATtggcttcccccccccgccccaccggtggcagttgttaagtgaaccctgtGGTCGTTGAGTG comes from Ahaetulla prasina isolate Xishuangbanna chromosome 17, ASM2864084v1, whole genome shotgun sequence and encodes:
- the CSKMT gene encoding citrate synthase-lysine N-methyltransferase CSKMT, mitochondrial isoform X2 translates to MAATKAFAKIPCLKRSPAGQKILTQTVPGSFAPFSAWTDLLQNMDQREAWDRFYARREKNGPPHPFDWFFGYKEVSTLLGSVLRGLPPGRTRILDVGCGTSSLGLELYRRSPVQLHVSCLDFSSAAVQCLVRMLQESPPPRHPLSELECHLGDATELSRLFASGSFHLLLDKGTCDSVLRGCPQRARRLVSECLRVLRPEGCLVQISDEDPDARVPFLETAGGANISVGEIANVSGISYYAYTLSPKAPDPSDVGQPSKVPRNPSLSKI
- the CSKMT gene encoding citrate synthase-lysine N-methyltransferase CSKMT, mitochondrial isoform X1 — its product is MAATKAFAKIPCLKRSPAGQKILTQTVPGSFAPFSAWTEDLLQNMDQREAWDRFYARREKNGPPHPFDWFFGYKEVSTLLGSVLRGLPPGRTRILDVGCGTSSLGLELYRRSPVQLHVSCLDFSSAAVQCLVRMLQESPPPRHPLSELECHLGDATELSRLFASGSFHLLLDKGTCDSVLRGCPQRARRLVSECLRVLRPEGCLVQISDEDPDARVPFLETAGGANISVGEIANVSGISYYAYTLSPKAPDPSDVGQPSKVPRNPSLSKI